A region from the Canis lupus baileyi chromosome 27, mCanLup2.hap1, whole genome shotgun sequence genome encodes:
- the GATC gene encoding glutamyl-tRNA(Gln) amidotransferase subunit C, mitochondrial: MWARAVRFGLRSWVAWRRGFTSKADPQGNGRVSAQVIEHLERLALVDFGSQEAVARLEKAIAFADRLRAVDTGGVEPMESVLEDRCLYLRSDNVVEGNCAEELLQNAHRVVEEYFVAPPGNISLPKQDEQEPFSYN, encoded by the exons ATGTGGGCGCGGGCGGTGAGGTTTGGCCTTCGGTCCTGGGTGGCCTGGCGCCGGGGTTTCACCTCTAAGGCAGATCCTCAG GGTAACGGCCGGGTCTCGGCCCAGGTGATCGAGCACCTGGAGCGTCTGGCGCTTGTGGACTTTGGCAGCCAAGAGGCCGTGGCACGGCTGGAGAAAGCCATCGCCTTTGCCGACCGGCTCCGCGCCGTGGACACGGGTGGGGTGGAGCCCATGGAATCTGTACTGGAGGACAG ATGTCTGTATTTGAGATCTGACAATGTGGTAGAAGGCAACTGTGCTGAAGAACTACTACAAAATGCCCATCGAGTTGTGGAGGAATATTTTGTGGCACCCCCAG GTAATATCTCTTTGCCAAAGCAGGATGAGCAAGAGCCTTTTTCATACAACTGA
- the COX6A1 gene encoding cytochrome c oxidase subunit 6A1, mitochondrial, which yields MASAAAVFRLSGLLGRSGAPLGRSMSSGAHGEEGSARMWKALTYFVALPGVGVSMLNVFLKSHHGEHERPEFIAYPHLRIRSKPFPWGDGNHTLFHNSHVNPLPTGYEDE from the exons ATGGCGTCGGCGGCGGCTGTGTTCCGGCTCTCTGGGCTGCTAGGTCGGTCCGGAGCACCCCTGGGGCGGTCCATGTCGAGCGGCGCCCACGGCGAGGAGGGCTCAG CTCGCATGTGGAAGGCCCTCACCTACTTCGTAGCGCTCCCTGGCGTGGGAGTGAGCATGCTGAACGTCTTCCTGAAGTCGCATCACGGAGAGCACGAGAGACCTGAGTTCATCGCCTACCCCCATCTCCGCATCAGGTCCAAG CCCTTTCCCTGGGGAGATGGTAATCATACTCTATTCCATAACTCTCACGTGAATCCACTTCCAACTGGCTATGAAGATGAATAA
- the SRSF9 gene encoding serine/arginine-rich splicing factor 9 has product MSGWADERGGEGDGRIYVGNLPTDVREKDLEDLFYKYGRIREIELKNRHGLVPFAFVRFEDPRDAEDAIYGRNGYDYGQCRLRVEFPRTYGSRGGWPRGGRNGPPTRRSDFRVLVSGLPPSGSWQDLKDHMREAGDVCYADVQKDGMGMVEYLRKEDMEYALRKLDDTKFRSHEGETSYIRVYPERSTSYGYSRSRSGSRGRDSPYQSRGSPHYFSPFRPY; this is encoded by the exons ATGTCGGGCTGGGCGGACGAACGCGGCGGCGAGGGAGACGGGCGCATCTACGTGGGGAACCTTCCGACCGACGTGCGCGAGAAGGACCTGGAAGACCTGTTCTACAAGTACGGCCGCATCCGCGAGATCGAGCTCAAGAACCGGCACGGCCTCGTGCCCTTCGCCTTCGTGCGCTTCGAGGACCCCCG AGATGCTGAAGATGCAATTTATGGGAGGAATGGTTATGATTATGGCCAGTGTCGACTTCGTGTGGAGTTCCCCAGGACTTATGGCAGTCGGGGTGGGTGGCCCCGCGGTGGGAGGAATGGGCCTCCTACAAGAAGATCTGATTTCCGAGTTCTTGTTTCAG GACTTCCACCATCAGGCAGCTGGCAGGACCTGAAGGATCATATGCGAGAAGCTGGGGACGTCTGTTATGCAGATGTGCAGAAGGATGGAATGGGGATGGTTGAGTATCTCAGAAAAGAAGACATGGAATACGCCCTGCGTAAACTGGATGACACCAAATTCCGCTCTCATGAG GGTGAAACTTCCTACATCCGAGTTTATCCAGAGAGAAGCACCAGCTATGGCTACTCACGGTCTCGGTCTGGGTCAAGGGGCCGTGACTCTCCATACCAAAGCAGGGGTTCCCCACACTACTTCTCTCCTTTCAGGCCCTACTGA
- the TRIAP1 gene encoding TP53-regulated inhibitor of apoptosis 1 — protein sequence MNSVGEACTDMKREYDQCFNRWFAEKFLKGDGSGDPCTDLFKRYQQCVQKAIKEKEIPIEGLEFMGHGKEKPESSS from the exons ATGAATAGCGTAGGGGAGGCCTGCACCGACATGAAGCGCGAGTACGACCAGTGCTTCAATCGCTGGTTTGCCGAGAAGTTCCTTAAAGGGGACGGCTCCGGAGACCCGTGCACCGACCTCTTCAAGCGCTATCAGCAGTGTGTTCAG AAAGCAATAAAGGAGAAGGAGATTCCCATTGAAGGACTGGAATTCATGGGCCATGGCAAAGAAAAGCCTGAAAGCTCTTCTTGA